Proteins encoded in a region of the Isosphaeraceae bacterium EP7 genome:
- a CDS encoding DUF1501 domain-containing protein: MLDPNSNPRDGRREFLKSIGLGAATVATFGGRAWAEDGPAKDKDAPAATADSMILLWMAGGQAHTETWDPKTYTPYVKGMESKAVISTFDSIPTSVDGLRISEGLPECAKVMHKGTLIKTFQAPDLGKILHSRHQFHWHTGYVPPQSVNVPSIGGFMARTLGSRSKGAPAYVDIGQRFDVGGEDFEVKAFHTAGFLGDDYGPFFVPQPAEATTVVRPPTGMSRKRFRDRMERFHKLQALKVAGSSSKLGDEYIKRIDSAFELMESPAASAFDLSLEPKEVYDKYNTGRFGLGCLLARRLVEAGSRFIEVTTEYIPFFGWDTHEDGHARLVEMMRSIDMPIAQLIRDLDERGLLKRTLVVVASEFSRDMLMEGKPGEPVDDQVVVPDLVTEPKHYGMHRHFTGAGSVVVFGGGAKQGHVHGETADERPFTSVKDPVTISELHATFFTMMGIRPDHAYEIDERPVYATEDGKGKPIRGILA; this comes from the coding sequence ATGCTCGATCCGAACTCGAACCCGCGGGACGGCCGACGCGAATTCCTCAAATCCATCGGGCTGGGCGCGGCGACCGTCGCCACCTTCGGCGGCCGTGCCTGGGCCGAGGATGGGCCGGCGAAGGATAAGGACGCGCCCGCGGCGACAGCCGACTCGATGATCCTCCTCTGGATGGCCGGCGGCCAGGCGCACACCGAGACCTGGGACCCGAAGACGTACACCCCTTATGTGAAGGGGATGGAGTCGAAGGCGGTCATCTCGACGTTTGATTCGATCCCGACCTCCGTCGACGGCCTGCGCATCTCCGAGGGGCTCCCCGAGTGCGCCAAGGTGATGCACAAGGGAACCCTGATCAAGACCTTCCAGGCGCCCGATCTGGGGAAGATCCTCCACTCCCGTCACCAGTTCCACTGGCACACGGGCTACGTCCCGCCGCAGTCGGTCAACGTGCCGTCAATCGGCGGGTTCATGGCCAGGACGCTCGGGTCGAGGTCCAAGGGAGCCCCCGCCTACGTAGACATCGGCCAGCGGTTTGATGTGGGCGGCGAGGATTTTGAGGTCAAGGCGTTTCACACCGCCGGGTTCCTGGGCGACGACTACGGCCCCTTCTTCGTGCCGCAGCCCGCCGAGGCCACGACCGTCGTCCGGCCCCCCACGGGCATGTCTCGCAAGCGGTTCCGCGACCGGATGGAACGGTTCCACAAGCTTCAGGCCCTCAAAGTCGCCGGCTCATCGAGCAAACTGGGCGACGAATATATCAAGCGAATCGACTCCGCCTTCGAGCTGATGGAATCGCCCGCGGCGAGCGCCTTCGACCTCTCGCTGGAGCCGAAAGAAGTCTACGACAAGTACAATACCGGCCGATTCGGCCTGGGCTGCCTGCTCGCCCGCAGACTGGTCGAGGCGGGCTCTCGATTCATCGAAGTCACCACCGAATATATTCCCTTCTTTGGCTGGGACACCCACGAGGACGGCCATGCCCGACTCGTCGAGATGATGAGGTCGATCGACATGCCGATCGCTCAGCTCATCCGCGACCTCGACGAACGAGGTCTCCTCAAGCGGACACTCGTCGTCGTCGCCTCGGAGTTCAGCCGCGACATGCTAATGGAGGGAAAACCCGGCGAGCCGGTCGACGATCAGGTGGTGGTCCCCGACCTCGTCACCGAGCCGAAGCACTACGGGATGCACCGTCATTTCACCGGAGCCGGCTCGGTTGTCGTCTTCGGCGGTGGCGCCAAGCAGGGCCACGTCCACGGCGAGACCGCCGACGAGCGGCCGTTCACCAGCGTGAAAGACCCGGTGACGATTTCCGAGCTGCACGCCACCTTCTTCACCATGATGGGTATTCGCCCCGACCACGCTTACGAGATCGACGAGCGGCCTGTCTACGCGACCGAGGACGGCAAAGGCAAGCCGATCCGGGGGATTCTCGCGTAA
- a CDS encoding redoxin domain-containing protein, producing MSSRRAMLHLSQLFSIALACCAGCSSTRGLRPEVVTTAPDGISTVASIGDSPLPAVSGEPGLSVTADRSPLEANTPRGDRISGRVVDEQGSPLEGVRVRVADGSVQGGRVKETKTDRAGGFTIRGLETGETYTLLADTEDGERRFGGRIEANAPESGVRISLREVRSVHSGKSIKRASEASEPDPEVSVEESDIIDDSVMANDEDLPPARRTRVARRESDEDVPPQADAETVNAWRKGAAEVLDRKDAEDQGQSRRVSSPDPDPILPDDEPEEVAPPARSEATTPKRPDAEETALIERAFRTSSKAPPPQVVPVAEVKVAELPVPEPTAPPSVADATPDEDVSPDKSLAVAKPEPTADPVVLANFPASESDVETERQRPSWGELPKPVAKPSTKLASGTKPPIKIAEGPAPTEITGLPTPVATVGPKPVSTRRRFGFARAGAKGKPSPQAGTTTAAIDPNNQRIVNFSLPNLEGQTVQFKDFDSDLILIDFWGTWCAPCLESIPRLAALQKRYGPKTLQVVGIACEKGPIDSRAKNVAAVAKKLGVNYSVLLDDAEVPSKIQDLLHIQVYPTMVLVNRSGVILWRDSGATPMNLARLEHAIELAGTRSSVASTLP from the coding sequence ATGTCCTCACGTCGCGCGATGCTTCACCTGAGCCAGTTGTTCTCGATTGCTTTGGCCTGCTGCGCCGGCTGCTCGTCCACGCGTGGCTTGCGCCCCGAAGTGGTCACGACCGCACCCGATGGCATCTCGACCGTCGCCTCCATCGGCGATAGCCCGCTTCCCGCCGTGTCAGGCGAGCCCGGCCTGAGCGTCACCGCCGATCGATCCCCGCTGGAAGCCAATACTCCACGAGGTGACAGGATCTCGGGCCGAGTCGTCGACGAGCAGGGATCCCCGCTCGAAGGCGTCCGGGTTCGCGTGGCGGACGGCTCCGTGCAGGGCGGCCGCGTCAAGGAAACGAAGACCGATCGAGCGGGCGGTTTCACGATCCGTGGCCTCGAAACCGGCGAGACCTATACGCTCCTCGCAGACACCGAAGACGGCGAGCGCCGATTCGGTGGGAGGATCGAGGCCAACGCCCCCGAATCGGGTGTACGGATTTCTCTCCGGGAAGTCCGCTCTGTTCATTCCGGCAAGTCGATTAAGCGGGCAAGCGAAGCGAGTGAGCCCGATCCAGAGGTGTCGGTCGAGGAGTCCGATATAATCGACGACTCCGTCATGGCCAATGACGAGGATTTGCCCCCCGCGCGTCGGACGCGAGTCGCCCGTCGCGAGTCGGATGAAGACGTCCCGCCCCAGGCCGATGCGGAGACTGTCAACGCCTGGCGCAAGGGTGCTGCGGAGGTCCTGGACCGCAAAGACGCCGAGGATCAAGGGCAGTCGAGACGCGTCTCTTCTCCCGATCCCGATCCAATCCTTCCCGACGACGAGCCGGAGGAGGTCGCTCCCCCCGCGCGATCCGAAGCGACGACGCCAAAGAGGCCAGACGCCGAAGAGACGGCCCTGATCGAGCGAGCCTTTCGCACCTCAAGCAAGGCCCCGCCTCCCCAGGTCGTCCCCGTCGCCGAGGTGAAGGTCGCGGAGCTTCCGGTCCCCGAGCCCACAGCGCCGCCCTCGGTTGCCGATGCTACTCCGGACGAGGACGTTAGTCCCGACAAATCGCTCGCGGTCGCGAAACCCGAGCCGACCGCCGATCCGGTTGTGCTGGCGAATTTTCCGGCTAGTGAATCAGACGTCGAGACTGAGCGTCAGCGTCCATCCTGGGGCGAACTTCCGAAGCCTGTCGCGAAGCCCTCGACTAAACTCGCGTCTGGGACGAAACCCCCGATCAAGATTGCCGAAGGTCCGGCCCCAACAGAAATTACCGGTTTACCCACCCCTGTCGCGACCGTCGGGCCGAAGCCGGTTTCAACGCGACGCCGCTTCGGCTTCGCTCGAGCGGGAGCCAAGGGGAAACCCTCGCCACAGGCCGGCACCACGACCGCCGCCATCGACCCGAATAACCAGCGCATCGTCAATTTCAGCCTGCCCAATCTCGAAGGCCAGACCGTTCAGTTCAAAGACTTCGACTCCGACCTGATTCTGATCGACTTCTGGGGCACCTGGTGCGCGCCATGTCTCGAATCGATTCCCAGGCTGGCGGCCCTACAGAAGCGATACGGTCCCAAGACGTTGCAGGTTGTGGGCATCGCTTGCGAGAAGGGGCCGATTGATTCCCGGGCTAAGAATGTCGCCGCAGTCGCAAAGAAGCTGGGCGTCAACTATTCGGTCCTCCTCGATGATGCTGAGGTTCCGTCCAAGATCCAAGATTTGCTCCACATTCAGGTCTATCCTACCATGGTCCTGGTGAACCGAAGTGGTGTCATCCTCTGGAGAGATTCCGGCGCGACACCGATGAATCTCGCTCGCCTGGAGCATGCCATCGAACTCGCTGGCACGCGAAGCTCGGTGGCTTCAACCCTCCCCTGA
- a CDS encoding SAM-dependent chlorinase/fluorinase, giving the protein MKPGILTLTTDFGSDGPYVAQMKGVVLGLAPSTQFVDVSHGISPQNIAEGAFVLSGLIDVFPAGTVHLAVVDPGVGTDRLPIAARIDGHWFVAPDNGLLGGLLTGRSVELIVELVNPALRRPVVSATFHGRDIFAPAAAHLLIGGDARELGPALTQLMSLPGLEPCEAPGGILGQVLYRDRFGNLITNVDARMLAGRAWRIEIAGTTIDSFAPTYGESLPGTLIALFGSTDRVEVAVVNGDAAALLGAGPGTPVRFRLETHR; this is encoded by the coding sequence ATGAAGCCGGGCATCTTGACGCTGACGACCGACTTCGGGAGCGATGGCCCCTACGTCGCTCAGATGAAGGGGGTCGTACTCGGGCTTGCCCCCAGTACCCAGTTCGTCGACGTCAGCCATGGTATTTCGCCCCAGAATATCGCGGAGGGGGCCTTTGTCCTCTCCGGATTGATCGACGTCTTTCCCGCGGGAACTGTCCACCTCGCGGTCGTCGACCCTGGCGTGGGGACCGATCGCCTCCCGATCGCCGCCCGGATCGACGGCCACTGGTTCGTCGCGCCCGATAACGGCCTGCTGGGGGGATTGCTGACCGGACGGAGCGTGGAACTCATCGTCGAACTGGTCAACCCGGCGTTGCGTCGGCCCGTAGTTTCCGCCACGTTCCACGGCCGAGATATTTTCGCCCCGGCCGCCGCCCATCTCCTGATCGGCGGCGACGCCCGCGAACTTGGCCCGGCTCTCACGCAACTCATGTCGCTGCCGGGCCTCGAACCGTGCGAAGCACCCGGCGGAATCCTCGGCCAGGTCCTCTACCGCGATCGTTTCGGCAACCTCATCACGAATGTCGATGCCCGAATGCTGGCCGGACGGGCGTGGCGAATCGAGATCGCCGGAACGACCATTGACTCGTTTGCACCTACCTACGGCGAATCCCTCCCGGGCACCCTGATCGCCTTGTTCGGCAGCACCGACCGTGTCGAGGTGGCCGTCGTCAATGGCGACGCCGCAGCCTTGCTCGGCGCAGGGCCAGGGACTCCCGTCCGCTTCCGCCTCGAGACCCATCGATGA
- the bioA gene encoding adenosylmethionine--8-amino-7-oxononanoate transaminase, with protein sequence MNLRTPDDATLRAWDLAHLWHPFTPQAAWAESTPLIIERGEGVYLEDSEGRRYLDGVSSLWCNVHGHRHSKLDAALRDQIDQIAHTTMLGLTHPTAIRLARELVERAPAGLNRVFYSDDGATAVEVALKMAYQYWRQKPDPEPARTLFLSLTDAYHGDTLGDVSVGGVDRFHAMFGDILFPSLRAPSPNCYRCPLGQARETCGLACLSEMDKVLREHRGQVAAVVIEPTVQCAAGMIVQPDGYLKGVERLCREHDTLLIADEVAVGFGRTGTLFACEQESVRPDFLCLAKGITGGYLPLAATLTTDRISSAFYGTPADGKTFYHGHTYGGNPLGAAVALANLSVFDEERTLETLVPKMDHLAARLVDLAQLVHVGDVRRKGFIAGIELVKDRATRERYAFSDQVGARVCRLARESGVLIRPLGDVLVVMLPLAAEIEHIDLLIDALIDCVRRITEENSR encoded by the coding sequence ATGAACCTTCGCACGCCAGACGACGCCACGCTCCGGGCCTGGGATCTCGCCCACCTCTGGCACCCGTTCACCCCTCAGGCTGCCTGGGCCGAGTCGACTCCGCTCATTATCGAGCGGGGCGAGGGGGTCTATCTCGAAGATTCCGAGGGTCGCCGTTACCTTGACGGCGTCAGCTCTCTCTGGTGCAACGTCCACGGCCATCGTCATTCGAAACTCGATGCCGCCCTGCGTGATCAGATTGACCAGATCGCCCACACCACGATGCTGGGCCTGACCCATCCGACGGCGATCCGCCTGGCGCGTGAGCTGGTCGAACGTGCTCCCGCGGGCCTGAATCGCGTCTTCTACTCCGACGACGGCGCCACGGCGGTCGAAGTTGCCCTGAAGATGGCTTATCAATATTGGCGCCAGAAGCCCGATCCGGAGCCCGCGCGGACCCTGTTCCTCTCGCTTACCGACGCCTACCACGGCGATACCCTGGGCGACGTGAGCGTCGGCGGCGTCGATCGGTTCCACGCGATGTTCGGCGATATCCTTTTTCCAAGCCTGCGTGCGCCCTCGCCGAACTGTTATCGCTGCCCGCTCGGCCAGGCCCGCGAGACCTGTGGCCTTGCCTGCCTGTCGGAGATGGACAAGGTTTTGCGCGAGCATCGCGGTCAGGTCGCGGCCGTCGTCATCGAGCCCACCGTGCAGTGCGCCGCCGGGATGATCGTCCAGCCCGACGGCTATCTGAAAGGGGTCGAACGACTCTGCCGCGAGCACGACACTCTGCTCATCGCCGACGAGGTTGCCGTCGGCTTCGGCCGGACCGGGACTCTCTTCGCCTGCGAACAGGAATCGGTGCGGCCCGACTTCCTCTGCCTGGCCAAGGGGATCACCGGCGGCTATCTGCCGCTCGCGGCGACCCTGACGACCGATCGGATCTCTTCTGCGTTCTACGGCACCCCGGCGGATGGGAAGACGTTCTATCACGGGCACACTTACGGCGGAAATCCGCTCGGGGCGGCCGTGGCGCTGGCCAACCTGTCCGTCTTTGATGAAGAGCGGACGCTTGAAACCCTCGTTCCCAAGATGGACCACCTCGCCGCTCGCCTGGTCGACCTCGCGCAGCTTGTGCACGTCGGTGACGTCCGCCGTAAAGGCTTCATTGCCGGCATTGAACTCGTCAAGGACCGGGCCACCCGAGAACGATACGCCTTCTCCGATCAGGTCGGGGCTCGCGTCTGCCGCCTCGCCCGCGAGTCGGGCGTCCTGATTCGTCCGCTCGGCGACGTCCTCGTCGTGATGCTCCCCCTCGCCGCCGAGATTGAGCACATCGATCTGCTTATTGATGCGTTGATCGATTGCGTCAGGCGGATTACCGAGGAAAATTCCCGATGA
- the queF gene encoding preQ(1) synthase, which yields MSLEVFPNQFPDREYEIEITCPEFTAVCPKTGQPDFGTILITYVPAATCIELKSLKLYLNAFRDRGIFYEHSINSILDDLVAACQPRSMTVVGQFTPRGGISSKITARHQAKA from the coding sequence ATGTCCCTCGAAGTGTTCCCGAATCAGTTCCCCGATCGCGAGTACGAGATCGAGATTACCTGCCCTGAGTTCACCGCGGTCTGCCCCAAGACAGGCCAGCCCGACTTCGGCACGATTCTCATTACCTACGTCCCGGCCGCCACTTGCATCGAGCTGAAGAGCCTCAAACTTTACTTGAATGCATTCCGCGACCGGGGGATCTTCTACGAGCATTCGATCAATTCGATCCTCGACGATCTTGTCGCCGCCTGTCAGCCTCGAAGCATGACGGTCGTTGGCCAGTTCACGCCGAGGGGGGGAATATCCTCAAAGATCACTGCCCGGCACCAGGCCAAGGCCTGA
- a CDS encoding transketolase encodes MSESLDALISRAKTIRQDIVRMTTEAGSGHPSSSLSATEVVTAIYFGGFLNFDVKNPTWPDRDRFILSKGHAAPVLYAAMAEAGYFPREELMTLRKLGSPLEGHPNMLRLPGIEASTGSLGQGLSMGVGYSLAARVDKKDYHTYVLTGDGELGEGQIWEAAASASKYRLDNLTVIVDRNHYQQTGAAETVLDMDPIDGKFAAFGWHTQAINGNDMGEVVTALQRAREVKGQPTCILSLTHKGQGILKLLESLGDLNFHGKPLPAKNLDAALAEIG; translated from the coding sequence GTGTCCGAGTCGCTCGATGCCCTGATCTCGCGGGCCAAGACCATCCGTCAAGACATCGTCCGGATGACGACCGAGGCCGGCTCGGGGCACCCGAGCAGTTCGCTCTCCGCGACAGAAGTCGTCACGGCGATCTACTTCGGCGGGTTCCTGAACTTCGACGTGAAGAACCCGACCTGGCCCGACCGGGATCGCTTCATCCTGTCCAAGGGGCACGCCGCCCCGGTCCTCTACGCCGCCATGGCCGAGGCCGGCTACTTCCCCAGGGAAGAGCTGATGACCTTGCGCAAGCTGGGCAGCCCGCTCGAAGGGCACCCCAACATGCTGCGTCTGCCGGGAATCGAAGCCTCAACGGGCTCGCTCGGCCAGGGCCTGTCGATGGGCGTGGGTTACTCATTGGCCGCGCGGGTCGACAAAAAGGACTATCACACCTACGTCCTGACCGGCGACGGCGAGCTCGGCGAGGGGCAGATCTGGGAGGCCGCCGCTTCGGCCTCCAAGTATCGCCTGGATAACCTCACCGTCATCGTCGACCGCAACCATTATCAGCAAACAGGCGCCGCCGAAACCGTCCTTGACATGGACCCGATCGACGGCAAGTTCGCCGCCTTCGGCTGGCACACGCAGGCGATCAACGGCAACGACATGGGCGAAGTCGTGACCGCCCTGCAGCGGGCCCGCGAGGTCAAGGGCCAGCCGACTTGCATCCTCTCTCTGACTCACAAGGGTCAGGGGATCCTCAAGCTGCTCGAAAGCCTGGGCGACCTGAACTTCCACGGCAAGCCCTTGCCCGCGAAGAACCTGGACGCCGCCCTGGCCGAGATCGGCTGA
- a CDS encoding DUF1553 domain-containing protein, protein MRPKRVCQSASAAMAFFVMALSGSSASSGGELARIPTTREQRTLEFRSLPPVPDPPTPAGENPIDSILAGWRKAQKTELRAPVDASLFARKIHLDLIGLLPTPGDVEVYKARPDPAKTADALLGDTRGYAEHWMTFWNDLLRNDEQTSIDGLRKPITPWLYRSLVENKPYDQMVEELLSPGPGGPDGYLMGVNWRGRVNLSQRPPVQAAQNVAQVFLATSIRCASCHDGFTTPWKLKDAYGLAAFFSEGTLETARCEKPTGVFAPAKFLYDGLGDVAADADLSTRRAAVAGMVTRPKNPRFARVLVNRLWDRLMGRALAEPIDEMTEPTCAELLDWLAYDFMGHDYDLKHTIKLIVTSKAYAQSVAEGEAVGEPNELGPVPRRLSAEQFIDAFSRLTGYWARPAELMNIPLDGPEVRAWRHRRPSPLAVALGRPTREQVTTKRVESATVLQALEATNGKTLGDLVSKGAETLLASDWAKDADAVKAANLLFLRAYSRPASPEELAFVGPMLGHPGDPVEARREGLEDLLWIVINSPEFQVIR, encoded by the coding sequence ATGCGTCCTAAACGTGTTTGCCAGTCGGCGTCCGCCGCGATGGCGTTCTTCGTCATGGCCCTGTCCGGCTCATCCGCCTCCAGCGGCGGCGAACTGGCCCGGATCCCGACGACCCGCGAGCAGCGGACGCTGGAATTTCGGTCGCTCCCGCCCGTCCCTGATCCTCCGACACCGGCGGGTGAGAACCCGATCGACTCGATCCTGGCAGGCTGGCGTAAGGCCCAGAAGACCGAGCTCAGGGCTCCGGTCGATGCGTCGCTGTTCGCACGCAAGATCCACCTCGATCTGATCGGGCTTCTCCCAACGCCGGGCGATGTCGAGGTCTACAAGGCCCGTCCGGATCCGGCAAAGACGGCCGACGCTCTTCTGGGCGACACCCGGGGCTATGCCGAACACTGGATGACGTTCTGGAATGACCTGCTGCGCAATGACGAGCAGACGAGCATCGACGGCCTGCGCAAGCCCATCACCCCATGGCTTTACCGGTCTCTGGTCGAGAACAAGCCCTATGACCAGATGGTCGAGGAGCTTCTGAGCCCCGGGCCAGGCGGTCCCGACGGCTACCTGATGGGCGTGAACTGGAGAGGACGGGTCAACCTGAGCCAGCGGCCACCCGTCCAGGCGGCCCAGAATGTCGCGCAGGTCTTCCTCGCCACGTCCATCCGCTGCGCCTCGTGCCACGACGGATTCACGACCCCCTGGAAGCTGAAGGACGCTTACGGACTCGCGGCCTTCTTTTCCGAGGGGACCCTCGAGACTGCCCGCTGCGAGAAGCCGACGGGCGTCTTCGCCCCGGCGAAATTCCTCTACGACGGCCTCGGAGACGTGGCTGCCGATGCCGACTTATCTACCCGACGGGCCGCCGTCGCCGGGATGGTCACCCGGCCCAAGAATCCTCGCTTCGCCAGGGTTCTGGTCAATCGCCTCTGGGATCGCCTGATGGGCCGGGCCCTGGCCGAGCCGATCGACGAGATGACCGAGCCGACCTGCGCCGAGCTACTCGACTGGCTGGCGTATGACTTCATGGGGCATGACTACGACCTCAAGCACACCATCAAGCTGATTGTCACCTCCAAGGCGTATGCCCAGTCGGTTGCCGAGGGAGAGGCCGTGGGAGAGCCCAACGAGCTAGGCCCGGTCCCGCGTCGCCTTTCTGCCGAGCAGTTCATTGATGCCTTCTCACGGCTGACTGGCTACTGGGCCCGCCCCGCCGAGTTGATGAACATCCCGCTTGACGGTCCCGAAGTCAGGGCCTGGCGTCATCGGAGGCCGAGCCCGCTGGCCGTTGCTCTGGGGCGGCCCACGCGTGAGCAGGTGACGACCAAACGCGTCGAATCGGCCACCGTGTTGCAGGCCCTGGAAGCGACCAACGGCAAGACCCTGGGCGACCTGGTCTCGAAAGGCGCCGAGACACTCCTGGCCTCGGATTGGGCCAAGGACGCAGACGCAGTCAAGGCCGCGAACTTGCTCTTCCTCCGTGCTTATTCCCGCCCCGCGAGCCCCGAGGAGCTCGCCTTCGTCGGGCCGATGCTGGGGCACCCCGGAGACCCGGTGGAAGCCCGGCGCGAAGGGCTGGAAGACTTGCTCTGGATCGTCATCAACAGCCCTGAATTCCAGGTCATTCGTTAA
- a CDS encoding transglutaminase-like domain-containing protein, with the protein MPTKFEHSPEFRKLLAGDPAADLTLIALEIGRDADPTITLGDYVSKIDDLSERVRARCPAGCRTAHVLGQINWVLFIEEGYTGNEDEYDDPRNSYLHEVMERKTGIPISLCLLYRAVAERLGLEMDGVNLPAHFMLRIDGDFPIYVDAFHSGALLDPPGCARQISRVVGKPVELSAFQLAPARPQSIVARMLRNLKMQLLRRDDYAAARRVIERLVAIDRCNPIEQRDLGLVCVRTDRPGEAIRAFNAYLQAVPDADDAEEIRSLIGLSMREIARRN; encoded by the coding sequence GTGCCAACCAAGTTCGAGCACAGCCCCGAGTTCCGCAAGCTGCTCGCGGGCGACCCCGCCGCCGATCTCACCCTCATCGCGCTGGAGATCGGGCGCGACGCCGACCCGACGATTACCCTCGGGGACTATGTCTCCAAGATCGACGACCTCTCCGAGCGAGTCCGCGCCCGTTGCCCCGCCGGTTGCCGGACCGCGCACGTCCTGGGCCAGATCAACTGGGTGCTCTTCATTGAGGAAGGGTACACCGGCAACGAGGACGAATACGACGACCCGCGCAACAGCTATCTCCATGAGGTCATGGAACGGAAGACAGGGATTCCCATCAGCCTCTGCCTCCTTTATCGCGCCGTGGCCGAACGACTCGGCCTGGAGATGGACGGCGTGAACCTGCCCGCCCACTTCATGCTCAGGATCGACGGAGATTTCCCCATCTACGTCGACGCATTCCACTCGGGGGCCCTCCTGGACCCCCCGGGCTGTGCCCGCCAGATCTCCCGGGTTGTCGGCAAGCCGGTCGAGCTGAGTGCATTCCAATTGGCCCCCGCTCGTCCGCAATCGATCGTGGCCAGGATGCTCCGCAACCTGAAAATGCAGCTACTCCGCCGCGACGACTACGCCGCCGCACGCCGCGTCATCGAGCGGCTTGTGGCGATCGATCGTTGCAACCCCATCGAGCAGCGAGACCTCGGGCTCGTCTGCGTCAGGACTGACCGGCCGGGCGAGGCGATCAGGGCGTTCAATGCCTACCTGCAAGCCGTCCCCGACGCCGACGATGCCGAGGAGATCCGGTCGTTGATCGGGTTGTCGATGCGTGAGATCGCCCGGAGGAATTGA
- a CDS encoding methyltransferase domain-containing protein: protein MRPPSDAARSIEFSLNEPRMIRQSIKDVCFFFSRYACLPATWYASARYRLGGSKHPEGHYVHLGCGHKYLDGLINADGNVLRKIDLWIDLRNTLPFPDASCTLVYSSHTIEHLFPYEAVALLKEIRRILKDDGVARIAVPSFQHALAVARGEVIEDWPRAFREPASQAVNYLFCEGQHKYAYTAEILEAFAREAGFTRVTDYSADHGVEPKTYGAVTVGDEPPGSLVVELRR from the coding sequence ATGCGTCCTCCCTCGGATGCGGCCCGGTCAATTGAATTCAGCCTCAATGAGCCCAGGATGATCCGCCAGAGCATCAAGGATGTCTGCTTCTTCTTTTCCCGTTACGCCTGCCTTCCCGCCACCTGGTATGCTTCGGCCCGCTATCGCCTTGGCGGATCCAAGCACCCCGAGGGACATTATGTGCACCTCGGCTGCGGGCATAAATATCTCGACGGCCTGATCAACGCAGACGGTAATGTCCTGCGCAAGATCGACCTCTGGATCGACTTGCGTAACACGTTGCCGTTCCCCGACGCGAGCTGCACGCTGGTCTACTCGTCGCACACGATCGAGCATCTCTTCCCTTACGAGGCGGTGGCGCTCCTCAAGGAGATCCGCCGGATCCTCAAGGACGATGGAGTTGCCCGGATTGCCGTTCCCAGCTTCCAACACGCTCTGGCCGTCGCCCGGGGCGAGGTGATCGAAGACTGGCCCAGGGCCTTCCGGGAACCTGCCTCGCAGGCGGTCAACTACCTCTTCTGCGAGGGGCAGCACAAATACGCCTACACGGCGGAGATCCTCGAAGCGTTCGCTCGCGAGGCCGGCTTCACACGCGTGACCGACTACTCGGCCGACCACGGAGTGGAGCCCAAGACGTACGGGGCAGTGACGGTGGGAGACGAGCCCCCGGGATCTCTGGTCGTCGAGCTACGGCGATAG
- the bioD gene encoding dethiobiotin synthase, which produces MSLPGLLVTGTDTDVGKTFVASAILRSLGLSGIAAGALKPLATGAVIDRKDGIPEDARFLMDALGPRPGVELSHVVPILLDEPLAPPVAARRAGWRLTRQLIFDRTDAAVAAWTTRSEVLIVEGIGGLLCPIAEDATLADLASHLDYPLIIVGRLGLGTLNHTILTVEAARLRGLRIAGVVLTQPTSGDLGVAGETNPLELVRWLRDVPLLGVVPHQANAQSVPASLAAIEWIDLARPSRRAGA; this is translated from the coding sequence ATGAGCCTTCCAGGCTTGCTCGTCACAGGGACCGATACCGACGTGGGCAAAACCTTCGTCGCCTCGGCCATCCTCCGATCGCTCGGGTTGAGCGGGATCGCTGCCGGTGCGCTCAAGCCGTTGGCCACTGGGGCGGTCATCGATCGGAAGGATGGAATTCCGGAGGATGCACGGTTCTTGATGGATGCGCTGGGACCGCGTCCCGGAGTCGAGCTTTCGCACGTCGTCCCGATCCTGCTCGACGAGCCGCTGGCCCCGCCCGTCGCGGCTCGCAGGGCCGGCTGGCGGCTCACGCGCCAGCTCATCTTCGACCGGACCGATGCGGCGGTCGCTGCCTGGACGACGCGTTCCGAGGTCTTGATTGTCGAGGGGATCGGCGGCCTGCTCTGTCCGATCGCCGAGGATGCGACGCTGGCCGACCTCGCGTCGCACCTGGACTACCCGCTCATCATCGTCGGCCGGCTCGGCCTGGGGACGCTCAATCACACGATCCTGACGGTCGAGGCCGCGCGTCTCCGCGGCCTCCGAATCGCCGGGGTCGTCCTGACCCAGCCAACGTCGGGCGATCTCGGCGTCGCCGGCGAGACCAACCCGCTGGAACTCGTCCGTTGGCTGCGCGATGTCCCGTTACTCGGGGTCGTCCCGCATCAGGCCAATGCGCAATCGGTTCCGGCGAGCCTTGCCGCGATCGAATGGATCGACCTCGCCCGGCCCTCTCGCCGGGCCGGGGCCTGA